The Oryzias latipes chromosome 1, ASM223467v1 genome contains a region encoding:
- the LOC101166694 gene encoding protocadherin-10 isoform X1: MIWSILLLSILNGAVCQLRYSVPEEQEPGTVVGNIAEDLGLDITKLSARRFQTVPNSRTNYLKVNLENGALVVKEKIDREEICKQTTPCQLHLEMFLDNPLELFRVEIEVMDINDNPPSFPETDITVEISESAIPGTRFPIENAFDPDVGTNALSTYAITKNNYFYLDVQTQTDGNKFAELVLEKPLDREQQAVHRYVLTAVDGGNPQRTGTALLVVKVLDSNDNAPTFNQSVYTVNLRENSPVGTLVIQLSATDVDEGQNGEVVYSFSSHNSPPIRDLFNIDARTGRIEVAGEVDYEESNTHQIFVQAKDLGANAVPAHCKVLVKLQDVNDNTPEIGFSTVTDSVSEQDALGTVIALFSVSDRDSGDNEQMSCEILGDVPFKLKSSFKNYYTIVTDGPLDRESTDSYTITVVAKDKGQPSLATSKSIKVHVSDENDNAPRFTQAVYDVYVTENNVPGAFIHAVSAVDLDVGQNALITYSILGCDIQGMSVDTYVSINQDTGYLYALRSFDYEQLKEFSFMVQAKDSGAAELFSNATVNVIIVDQNDNAPTVTGPVGKNGTAKEHLPRSAEPGYLVTRIAAMDADDGENARLSYSILRGNEMGMFRMDWRTGELRTARRISPKRDPQGFYDLLIEVRDHGQPPLSSSASVSVILVDGAVEGRSGDRSSASRSKDISLNLTLILIIALGSVSFIFLLAMIVLAVRCQKDKKLNLYTCLLAGDCCLCCCSCCSRHARGRKQKKLSKSDIMLVQSTNVTTGVGPVGQVPVEESGVGGVGGGFGSHHQNQNSYCYQVCLTPESAKTDLMFLKPCSPSRSAETDRSNPCGAIITGYSDQQPDIISNGSILSSETKHQRAELSYLVDRPRRVNSSAFQEADIVSSKDSGHGDSEQGDSDHDATNRGHSAAADLFSNCTEECKALGHSDRCWMPSFVPSDGRQGPDYRSNLHVPGMDATLPNTEVSSSVDLSDQLTMTSSTASSNDRSFSTFGKDGQRSQSHHSLPHHLHQQQQQQQYSSSTLERKEYDRGTLPYKPTFLCEYQYETSLGPYDFGLVQYRY, encoded by the exons ATGATTTGGTCAATACTCCTGCTCTCCATTTTGAATGGAGCTGTCTGTCAGCTGCGCTACTCTGTGCCAGAGGAGCAGGAGCCTGGCACCGTGGTTGGGAATATTGCTGAGGATTTGGGGCTGGACATTACCAAACTTTCCGCTCGCCGCTTCCAGACGGTGCCCAACTCGCGGACAAATTACCTGAAGGTGAACTTGGAGAACGGTGCGCTCGTGGTGAAGGAGAAAATTGACCGGGAAGAAATCTGTAAGCAGACCACCCCGTGCCAGCTGCACTTGGAAATGTTTCTGGACAACCCACTGGAGCTGTTTCGCGTGGAGATCGAAGTAATGGATATCAATGATAACCCACCCAGCTTCCCAGAGACGGACATTACCGTGGAAATATCAGAGAGCGCCATCCCAGGGACTCGCTTCCCCATAGAAAACGCGTTCGACCCCGACGTTGGCACGAACGCGCTCAGCACGTATGCCATAAcgaaaaataactatttttacCTTGATGTGCAGACTCAGACCGACGGGAACAAGTTCGCTGAGCTGGTTCTGGAGAAGCCTCTGGACAGAGAGCAGCAGGCGGTGCACCGCTATGTGCTCACTGCTGTGGACGGGGGCAATCCACAGAGGACCGGAACGGCGCTGCTGGTCGTTAAAGTTCTGGACTCAAATGACAACGCGCCAACCTTTAACCAGTCGGTGTACACGGTTAACCTGCGGGAAAACTCCCCCGTGGGCACTCTGGTCATTCAGCTCAGCGCCACGGATGTTGACGAAGGACAGAACGGGGAAGTAGTTTATTCTTTCAGCAGTCACAACAGCCCGCCAATAAGAGACCTGTTCAATATTGATGCCAGGACGGGCAGGATAGAGGTGGCGGGTGAGGTGGACTATGAAGAGAGCAATACGCACCAGATCTTTGTCCAGGCTAAAGATCTGGGCGCTAACGCCGTTCCTGCGCACTGCAAAGTGCTGGTCAAACTTCAGGACGTGAACGACAACACGCCAGAGATCGGCTTCAGCACCGTGACGGATTCAGTGAGCGAGCAGGACGCGCTCGGCACCGTTATCGCACTTTTCAGCGTCTCGGACCGAGACTCGGGTGACAACGAGCAGATGAGCTGCGAGATACTGGGAGACGTCCCTTTCAAGCTGAAGTCCTCTTTTAAAAACTACTACACTATTGTTACAGACGGGCCGCTGGACAGAGAGAGCACAGATTCCTACACCATAACGGTGGTGGCCAAAGATAAAGGTCAGCCCTCACTGGCCACCAGCAAGTCTATAAAAGTGCACGTCTCTGATGAGAACGATAACGCGCCGCGCTTTACGCAGGCGGTTTATGATGTGTATGTGACTGAGAATAACGTGCCCGGCGCGTTTATCCACGCCGTGAGCGCAGTGGACCTTGATGTGGGACAAAATGCTCTCATTACCTACTCCATATTGGGGTGTGACATCCAGGGCATGTCTGTGGACACGTATGTGTCTATAAACCAGGACACCGGGTATCTATACGCGCTGCGCTCCTTCGATTACGAGCAGCTGAAGGAGTTCAGTTTCATGGTCCAGGCGAAGGACTCGGGTGCTGCTGAGCTCTTCTCCAATGCCACAGTAAATGTCATCATAGTTGACCAAAACGATAACGCCCCCACCGTCACGGGCCCCGTGGGCAAAAACGGCACAGCCAAGGAGCATTTGCCGCGCTCTGCAGAGCCTGGCTATCTGGTGACGCGCATCGCTGCCATGGACGCAGACGACGGCGAGAACGCACGTCTGTCCTACAGCATCCTCCGGGGCAACGAGATGGGGATGTTCCGCATGGACTGGAGGACCGGGGAGCTGCGGACAGCGCGCAGGATCTCCCCCAAAAGGGACCCCCAGGGCTTCTATGACCTTCTAATAGAAGTTAGGGACCACGGGCAGCCCCCTCTGTCCTCCTCTGCCAGCGTGAGTGTAATACTTGTGGATGGTGCTGTGGAGGGCCGCAGCGGAGACCGAAGCTCGGCCTCCAGGTCGAAGGACATCTCACTTAACCTCACTCTTATTCTCATCATTGCCCTGGGCTCCGTTTCCTTCATTTTCCTCCTGGCAATGATCGTGCTGGCCGTGCGCTGTCAAAAGGACAAGAAGCTGAACCTGTACACGTGCCTGCTGGCCGGCGACTGCTGCCTGTGCTGCTGCTCGTGCTGCAGCAGACACGCTCGCGGCAGGAAGCAGAAGAAGCTGAGCAAATCCGACATCATGTTGGTTCAGAGCACCAACGTGACGACAGGTGTGGGCCCCGTGGGACAGGTGCCCGTGGAAGAATCTGGAGTCGGGGGAGTGGGTGGGGGGTTCGGCTCGCAccaccagaaccagaactcCTACTGCTACCAGGTGTGTCTGACACCCGAGTCCGCAAAAACGGACCTGATGTTCTTGAAGCCGTGCAGCCCCTCCCGCAGCGCAGAGACGGACCGCAGCAACCCCTGTGGGGCCATCATCACCGGCTACAGCGACCAGCAGCCGGACATCATTTCCAACGGCAGCATCCTCTCCAGTGAG acaaaACATCAACGAGCAGAGCTCAGCTATCTGGTGGACAGACCCAGGCGTGTCAACAG CTCTGCCTTTCAAGAAGCAGACATCGTCAGCTCCAAAGACAGCGGTCACGGCGACAGCGAGCAGGGGGACAGTGACCACGACGCCACGAACAGGGGTCACTCAGCTG CTGCAGATCTGTTCTCCAACTGCACAGAGGAGTGCAAGGCGCTGGGTCACTCTGACCGCTGCTGGATGCCATCCTTTGTGCCATCAGATGGACGTCAGGGTCCAGACTACCGCAGCAACCTCCATGTCCCTGGCATGGATGCCACACTGCCAAACACTGAGGTATCTTCCTCCGTCGATCTCTCCGACCAACTCACCATGACCTCCTCCACCGCCTCGTCCAACGATAGGTCATTTTCGACCTTTGGCAAGGACGGCCAAAGATCACAGTCACACCACAGCCTTCCCCATCACcttcatcagcagcagcagcagcagcagtacagCTCCAGCACGCTAGAGAGGAAAGAGTATGATAGGGGGACCCTACCGTACAAACCCACCTTTCTCTGTGAGTATCAGTATGAAACTTCACTTGGACCGTACGATTTTGGGCTGGTCCAGTATAGATACTAA